Genomic segment of uncultured Desulfobacter sp.:
GCGGTTGTCGGGGACCTTACCGATACTGTATTTCTTACCAAGAATATTCTGCCAGAAGGCCTCTGTGTCATGGGCGTCGGGAAATACGCAGCCCATGCCCACCACGGCAATATCATCATTGAGCTGGCCGTCGGGGGAGGTCAGGACCTCAAGGGCATCAAGCCGGGCAATCATCGCATCTTTCCGCAGGAACAATTCCTCATGAATCTGGGCGATGGTGGTCTGCTCTTCAAAAAACAGCAGTCCTTCTCCGGTCATGAAATTGCCGTTTGCCAGCTGTTCTTCATCGGAGTACAAAATCCACTGGCCGTCATTTTTATGTCCGAAATCAGGGGTTTTGCCTTTGGCACTGATGAGCAGAGAGCCTAAATTATCCTTTTCAAAGGCGCTTTTGCGCTCGCCTAAATTCATGACGCCGTCTGCCAGGCGGCAATGCTCGTTTTTCATCATCTGTCCGGCAAAGGTCGTGTCGGCGGTGCGGCAGTTAAGCCCCACGGTGGAACCGATGACGGTGGTGCGAGTATGTTCCTGGACGACCTGCTGGTAAACCGGTGTTAAAGCGCCGGTCTCAACAATTTCCTTTGTGAACAGGTACGCTGTGCCCAATTGGATTCCGATTTTCAGGCCATGCTTTGCCAGCGGCGCTGTCATTGCGGATATGAAATGGGACCCCACTGCGCTGATAATTCCGCCTGCAAACAGAACGCTTACATCATCCAGCCGCTGACCTGTATGAATATCCAGCAGGGCTTCAATGCTCAGTTCCCACAGCACCGTGCTGGAGAGACTGCCGATATGGCCGCCGGCTTCGTTGCCTTCCAGGATAAAGCGCCGTGTTCCTTTTTCGAAAGCGTTTTTCAGAACACCCGGCATGGGGGTATGCAGGTATGCCCGGGTGCCGCAGGCTTCCAGTTCATTGATCTGGGAAGGAATGCCGCCGGCAAAAAGGGCAAAGGGTGTTTTCTTTGCTTTAATCAGCGACAGATGATGATCCAGGGTCGGATTAAACGCTTTGATGCCGATCATGCCTGCACCAAATGCCGGCAGCTCATCGGATTTTTCCGGCAAAATGCCGTCTGCGATTTCGATGGGAAGACTGCCCAAAGCAAAGAAAGGCAGTGCGCCGTTGTCATAAACGGCCTTGGCAAAATTCTTGTTGTCGGAAATGTTGGCCATCGGTCCCTGGGTAATGGGATACCTGGTACCGTGTTCCTTTGCCAAGGTGGTGTTTTCCGTTAGGGGGTCAAACTGCTCCACAGCGTTCAGGGCATCGCCCACAAAAGTGAACAGGGCCTGGATCATCTCTTTGAGCCGGCTGCCGCGTTTGGCAAAATGCCGGGAAAAAAAGGCGTCCTGTCCAAGATAAAACAGCGACTGCATGGGGGCGGCGTTATCCTCACCCAGGGAAGCCATGTTTTGTTCAATTTCAGTTTGAATGAAATCCAGACTCTGGCCGTCCGCTTTTTTAACACTGATTTTTTTGATCAGGTCCTGGACAATTTTTGTGCCGGGTTTGGCAAAAACCCTGTGCTGGGTGTTGCCGCCACTGTCTAAAATGACCGTGTCGGTCTCTTCCATTTTCCCGAGTGCCTCTTTGAACGACGGGGAAACAGGAGAGTCCTGGGCCAGATAAAGCTGGGCATCCAGAACAAGGCCGGCCGCCCCGGCTGCAAAAAAGCCCGGTGCCGTATGAAACCCTACGCCGCCGTGGACAAAGTACGGCATGTCGCTTTTTTGTGCGTAATACTGACTTAACATGAAACTTGATGCCGAGGATGCCCTGCCGCCGGCTTCCCTGCCTTTTAAGATAATCCCGTGGGGATTAATCTCTTTGAGAACAGATTCAAGCCCGGGCTCATAAATTTCCATCATCAGGATTTCGGCTTTTACATCTTTGCGCCTGATGAGTGAATCCGGGTTATGATACGCCACTATAACGCATTCGGGAAGGTCTGCCGGGTGCCGATCAAAATGAGCCCATATTTCTTCATCCTCCGCATAAATACGGATACCGTGGCGCAGATTTTGATTTTTAATCTGTTCGAGCAGTTCGGAAAGGTTTGATGCGCTTATAAATTCGGTATCTATAACAGGCATGGCACCGGCCAGCCATATATTTTTGAAAAAATCAATGTCATATGTTTTGGGGGGATGATATGCCAGCAGGGGCAAACGGGTGGTCAATATTCTATTCAGCACAGGGATTCTCCTTGTTATTTTCAGTTTTCTCCGGCCAAATGCAAACAAGGATCGTGCCACACCATTGCCGCACCATGCCAACAATTTGAATATACTAAAAAAATAAATTTTAGGGTCCTAAAAACAAATTTTAGGAGATAAACCGTTGTGCAAAAATTGTATCCATGTCATACAACGAATGAACATCAACCAGATATTTAAATGGAAACATGAAAGACGTAACCGATTTTCTGCCCGAAGAACTTGCCTTTTTTAAGAGTGTTCACTACGCCGGTGCAGCCAATCCCTTCGGCAGGGAGCGGGTTCTTCGGGAAGCAGAACTTGCCGGTGTTTCACCGGACAGCCCCCGAGAGATCCGGCTGCCCAAGGCATGCCAGGCCGTGAGGCATCATCTGGCCCAACTGGAAAAACGCGGCAAAATCAATTTGAGCGCCTGCAGGGGAGAAACCCGATATTTTCTGCGGTCGGCACTGCTGTTTCACTTTTTTCATCAGTTCAGAAAACAGATCGACACCCTGATCACCCGCCAGCTTGAGAATGCCGAAGAGTCCCTGGAAGCCCATTTTGCGCCAAAAGCACTGAAGCTTTTGCGCGACTGGGGTTTCGGTATTGAAGAGAGCCGGCGTTTTATTGGCCTGGCCTATCAGTTCCGGCGGGCCTACTATTTTATTTTCCGGCATCTGGTGGGCCGCAGCCGATGTATGCAGCAGTTGCGGCGGGATCTGTGGCAGAACGTATTCACCCATGACATCCTCATGTATGACCAGTATCTATGGAACCGCATGGAGAATTTTTCCACCCTGCTGTTCGGGGAGACAGGGACAGGCAAGGGGACGGCTGCCCTGGCCATGGGGCGGTCGGGCTATATCCCCTTTGATGAAACTGAAAACAGGTTCACCCATAATTTTGTAAACACCTTTACCACACTCAACATCAGTGAATTTCCTGAAACCATCATTGAATCCGAATTGTTCGGCCATGTGCGCGGGGCATTTACAGGGGCCGTCAAGGACCATAAAGGGGTATTCAGCCGGTGCAGTCCCAACGGTTCCATTCTTCTGGATGAAATCGGCGAGTTGTCCACCCATGTTCAGATCAAACTGCTCAATGTGCTCCAGGAACGTGTCTATTCACCGGTGGGAAGCGATGAAAAAAACAGGTTTCACGGCAGAATCATTGCCGCCACAAACCGCAGCATCCGGGAGATTCGGGAAAAGAAAATATTCAGGGATGATTTTTACTATCGCCTATGCTCCGACATCATCACCGTACCGCCGCTGCACCAAAGGATTGCCCAGGATCCCGAAGAGCTTTCGGATCTTCTGGCACACACGGTGACCCGTATTATCGGTCAGCCCTCCCCGGAAATTGTCTCTCGCGTCTTGGGTTATATTGAATCCAGCCTGACCCTTTCATACCCATGGCCGGGTAATGTGCGGGAACTGGAGCAATGTGTCAGGCGTGTGGTCCTGCGAAACGCCTATGAGATGAATGATGCCCAAAGGTCCGCGGCCAAAACAGATTCCTTAACCCGACAGATTCAAGACGGCCGGCTCAGTGCCCAGGACCTGCTCGCCCACTATTGCGGCAGCCTGTATGAAAAACACGGCACCTATGAGGCGGTTTCGCGCATTGCCGGGCTGGACCGGCGGACAGTTAAGAAGTATATTGATTCCCAGAATCAGAAATAACTAAAATATATAAGGAAAAATCATGTCAAGTTCATTTGGAAAATTGTTTCGTGTTTCAACCTTTGGTGAATCCCATTGCTCCGGAGTCGGGGTGGTTGTGGACGGGTGCCTGCCCGGCATGGCGTTGACGGAACCCGATATCCAGTGCCAACTCGACCGCAGACGTCCGGGGCAGAGCGCAGTATCAACGGACAGGCAGGAGTCGGACCAGGTGACCATACAGTCCGGTACGGAACAGGGGTTAACCCTTGGCACGCCCATCAGCCTGTTTGTGCCCAACAAGGACCATCGCCCGGGGGATTATAAATCCATGGCTGACATCCCAAGACCCTCCCATGCGGATTTTACCTATCAATCCAAATACGGCATCCGGGCCTCTTCCGGCGGCGGACGGTCTTCGGCCAGAGAGACCATCGGCCGGGTCTGCGCCGGTGCCATTGCCGAAAAAATGCTCAAGGAGGCTTTAGGTATTAATATTGTGGCCTGGGTCAGCCAGGTGGGTGAAATTAAAGCACCGGAAACCGACGGGCTGAATCTTACCCGGGACATGGTGGATGCCAGCATGATCCGCTGCCCGGATGCGGATACGGCAAAGGCCATGGAGGCCGTTGTCCTGAAGGCCAAAGAAGACAAGGACTCCATCGGCGGTGTGGTCTCATGTGTCTGCACCAATGTGCCGGCAGGCTTAGGGGAACCGATCTTTGACAAACTTGAGGCACTTTTGGCTCACGCCATGCTTTCCATTCCCGCCACCAAGGGGTTTGAGATCGGTTCAGGCTTTGCCGGTGCCCAGATGCGCGGCTCTGCGCACAATGACCCCTTTGTGGAGAAAAACGGGCGACTTGGCACCACAACCAATTTCAGCGGCGGTATCCAGGGCGGTATCTCCAACGGTGAACCCATTATATTCAAAGTAGCCTTTAAACCCCCGGCAACCATCGGACTTGCCCAGGAAACCGTGGATTTTACGGGCCAGCAGGCCACACTTGAGGCCAAGGGGCGGCATGATCCATGTGTCGTCGCCAGGGCGGTCCCCATTGTGGAAAGCATGGCGGCCCTTGTACTGGCCGATGTCATGCTGCAGCAGCAGGCCAGGACAGCCGGCATGGCCCTCATGAACGGGAAATAAAAAATATTACGATTTAATTTAAAGAAACAGGGACTTATAAATTTTAAGTTAAACGTGGTACATTGATTGCTATATTCATTTTTCAAATTTATCGGCAATAATGTCTGCATTAAAGCAAAACTTTTATCTGGGGTTAAGGCAGATAAACATTTTAATCACAAGCATATAGGGAATATGAGGAGGAATTCATGTCAGATCCAAAGGATATGTACCAATGTCAGGTGACCAATTGCGGATTTATTTATGATCCAGACAGGGGTGATCGCAAAGGAAAAATTAAAAAAGGAACTAAATTTGAAGACCTGCCCGAAGACTGGCGCTGCCCGATCTGCGGTGCCAGCCCTAAAAGTTTTAAGTGCCTGGGCTGAAAATAAAGCCCGATCATATTCGGCACAACAGCGCTGAATAATGAACTTCTAAAAAACAGAACGCCCTGACGGCTACGACCGGCAGGGCGTTTTCAAATCATGGTTTCCCAATCAGGGCTCGGTTCTAACGTCGGTCCCTGTAGGGGCAGGTCCCCGTGCCTGCCCTAACAAGGGCAACCACAGAGGGATTGCCCCTACAATAAAATCAAACCCTCCAATCAATATCTTTTCAGATACAAAATTGTCTCTTAAAAACTGTCTCTTTTTCTGTATCATTACGATCCACCCTATCAAATCCGCGCGCATAAAAAAACAATAACATATTGTTATAATTAACCATAAACTCAAATCATTCAAACTGGCACAAGGTTTGCTATTTAACATTACAAGTTGAAGTTTAACCGCAAAAAACAGGAGGCTTCTATAATGAGACTCAAAGACATAAAAAAAGACTTTAACCTGATTAATTCCGTGGACTGGGAGATGACCCCTGAAGAAGCCATTGCCCTGCATCTTGAATGGGGGCCGCTACGTTCCCAGAGCTACTACAATTCCAGGGACAACAATAATGAAACCGTTTATTTCGTCATCAATACCTGGAAGAAAACCCCCATTTTGACCCTTGTAAGAAGAAAGGGGTTTGATTCCGAAGAACTTGGCAATTTTGATCTGCCCGAGGATGTTGTTTCGGATTTCATGCAGGGCATCGGCAAATACAAAGGTGTCTATGCCGTGGAAGGCAAAGTTAAAGACTGGCTTAAAAAGGAACTTGATGCCTAAACCGCCGTCAAGATATAACCACCTGCGTTAAGTTCCTTTTTTTCGGAAACCGGAAGATGGATTGTCCTGACCATCTTCCGGTTTTTTTTGTTTGTACTAAACTCGTCGGTTTGGGCGAAAAGTTGCCCAGATGCAAGGCGCAAGCAAAGCTGAAACCGGAGCGTACTTTAGTCCGTGAGGATTTCAGATTTGTGAAGCAACGCGGCAGGTGGGTGACTTTTCGTTCAAACACGTATTAATTTTCGGCGTTCTTGATAAAGTCCTTCACCATCATGTCACCCAGTTCTTTGGAGCGCTTGGTCGCAGATTCAACGGCATTGATCAGGGTTGTTCGAAGCCCGCCCTGCTCCAGGGTGTGAATGCCGGCAATGGCGGTGCCCCCCGGAGAGGCCACACGGTCTTTGAGCTGTCCGGGATGCTCCCCGCTTTCAAGGAGCAGCTGTGCTGCACCCAACACGGTCTGGGTGGATAAAAACAGGGAATCTTTTCTGGACAATCCCATTTTCACGCCGGCATCCGCCATGGCATCCACAATGGTAAAAATATAGGCAGGCCCTGATCCGCTCAATCCGGTGAATGCATCCATGAGCACATTTTCCTGGATAAATACGGTTTTTCCCACAGAATCAAAAACTGCCCGGGCCATCTCCACATCACCTTCCTGGACAAATTCTCCCGCACATACTGCGGTTGCACTCTCTTTGACAAATGCGCAGATATTGGGCATGGACCGAATCAGGCGCAGTTCCTTTTGAAGCCCTGCGGCGATGGCGGCCAAAGGCACACCCGCAGCAATGGAGATCACAAGCTTGGATTTATCCAGGGCCGGTGCCGTCTCCTTGAGCACGGAACCCAGGATCTGGGGTTTGGTGGCGTAGATGATAATTTCTGATTTTTCACAGACTTCAATGTTGCTGGCTGTGGTCAATACCCCGTATTTTTCCTGAATCGCTTTACGTGTCTCGGGGTAAATATCCGAGCAGATGATATTTTCGGGTTTGGCTGCCTTGGACAGCACAAGGCCGCTGACCAGGGCCTCCCCCATGTTTCCGCTTCCAATGAAACCAATTTTTTTATCCTGAAGCATTCCGCCTCCTTTCCTGAGCTGAAGTAATAATAAGGAACCTATACTATGGCCCAGCCTGAATTCGTGTCAAGGCAAATATCATCCACTTTATTAGAAGACCAAGTTGAAAAAAAGAATGACGCAAAAAATTTAAAAAGCATGTCACCTTTTTCACACCCAAAACGTCAAGGAGTTAAATTCAACTCAAATCTCACAATGGAAGTAGAAAATGAATAGATTGACCAAAGGCTGCCATGATCTCATTTAACATCAAAAAAAGGATGATCCCCGCCTGGGCGTTGATTCTGATCATTTCGGCCGGGGGCTTCGGCTGTGTGCCCGCAAACCAGCTTTCCCTTGAGTCGTTAAAAAAATTTCATGAGAATTTTTCAAAAAAGAATCGGGAAACCGATTCGTCAACAGACCGGACCATTACTATCGCTCCCGCGAACAAGGGAGCCTCAGAAGACCAGTCCAGAATCGCCCTGGTGGTGGGCAATTCAAATTACAAATACGCCCCCCGCCTTGCCAATCCCCGCAATGATGCCAGGGACATGTGCCAGGCCTTGACCCGGATGGGATTCCAGGTGGCCTACCTTGCCGAGGCCCCGGACGATAAAACCATGGCACGGGCGGTCAGAAAATTTGGTGAACGGTTGTCCCGGCAAAAAAATACCGTGGGCCTGTTTTTCTATGCGGGCCATGCCGTCCAGGTTGACGGAGCCAATTACCTGATCCCCGTCAATGCAAAAATCCAGGGCGAGCTGGACATGGAATATGACACCTTCAATGTGGCCAATCTGATGGATACCCTGAATAAGGCTGACAACGACTTTAACATGGTGATTCTTGATGCCTGCCGGGACAACCCCTTTAAGGGGTTCACACGGAGTACCAGCAGGGGTCTGGCCAAAATGGATTCACCCCAAGGAACCCTCATTGCGTTTTCCACCGCTCCCGGAGAAAAGGCCGAGGACGGCCGGGGCCGTAACGGCACCTACACCAAACATCTGCTGAAACATATTGAAGAGCCCGGCATTGACATTGAGGAGATGTTCAAAAGAGTGGGGCGCGGCGTTAAGACTGAGACCCATGGGCGGCAGATCCCGTTTCGTAATTCCAGTTTCTATGGAGATTTCTGCTTTGGCGGATGTTCGGATCCTCTGGAAGAGGTGCGGCTGGAAAAAGAACGCCTGGAAGAACAGCAGCGTGAATTGGAACTGCTGAAAGAGGAACTGAAACAACAACGTACGACCGGAGGCCCTTCTCCAGCCACTGCTGCCGACGTAACCAGAAAACGAGCTGAGCTAAAAGAACTGAATAGGAAACTTGAACAGCAACGGCAACGCCTGTTGCAAGAGGAACAGCCCCCAAAAAACAGGCCTGCTGTAAAAGAAACTTCCATGCCACCTATTGCGTTTTAATAAATCCGAATCAACGACCAGACCGGTCTATTGATAATTTACTTAACCGCCCTGTATTGGGGCAAAACGAAACAAAAAGGAGAGAAAGATGAACTTAAGGAAACTTGGATTGATTCTAACCTGCTTGATGCTGCTTATCGGAATTGGAACCGCTGCCCATGCTTCGGAAGTGGATCAGGGCGCACAGCCCTTGGGGAAAATGCAGACGTTTTTTAAGTCGAATCATTTTGGCAAGGATTGGGGATTTGGTTTGGGGGTCAAGACCTGGACAAATGACTGGTCTTTACCTTTGGAGGTGAAGAGTAGTCCGACTGCAACAACTACAACAAGTATCGTCCAATTTGACTCTGATATGGAAGTCGCATTTATTCCAACAGGTTTGGTCAGGTATAAAAATTTTTTCATAGGCGGCGGTTATATGCCTGGTACCGATTACGATTTTAACCAACAGACAGTAAACGAAACTACAATTTCTCAAGTGAACGGCGAACGAAAAGAATGGGATCTAAATATAGGATATTTTTTAACGCCAAACCTGGCTGTAACCCTTGGCTATAAAAAAATAGAGCGAGAACTTACGTTGCGTGATGAAGGCATATCCAAAAACGTTAGTTACCCCTTATCTGCCCATGCCCCGATAATTGGTGTAGCCACATCTTTACCCATTAATGAAAAATTTTCTTTTTACGGTAATTTTGCATACGGCTTCCTCGGTGGAGACTCTCAATATATAGTAAGTGGAGACTCCCCCAATAGCATGGATTTGGATGGCAACTATTATCTTGCTGAATTGGGTTTCAATTATGTAATTCCGATCAAGACAGTAGTTTCAGGCATGACCATTAGCCTTGGTTATCGCTTTCAGAGATTAGATATGGAAATGACTGATACAGTCGGTGGAGCATGGAATGGATCAGCAGGAAATCAAAACGATACAACTTCTGGCATTACATTTAGTGTAAGCGCTTCATTTTAATAGTAAACCACTCAAATTCCACAACGAATTTCGGAAATTTGATACTGAGTTATAAATCTAAGGCTGAATCAGGACCGGTAGGCAATCTGCCGGTTCTGATTCGTAATACAGATTACTGCCTATTGGTCAAACCCCAATTTTTTCAAAAGCAATTCAAACAAGGAATCCTGCCATGAAACGAACCATTCCGGCATTGTTGATTCTGTACATGCTTTCCGCCTGTGCGGTCCCTGGTACCCATGTGGTGGGCCGGGGCTCTTCCCTGGCCCAGCTCACCAGCAGTCTGACCCGTCAAATCCATAAAGCCCACAACATTGCCGGTCAAGCCGTCCAGATCAACGCCAACAACTTCTGGGAAAGCCAGACCCGGATGAACATGCCCCTTTCAACCGTACTCTGTGACGCCCTGTCCGCAGACCTGTCAAAGCTGGGAGCCCGGATCACCCTCCAGGAAATAGGGACACATCCCCTGATAATTTTGGGCAGTTACCACCGGGCAAATCAAGAAATGGCCGTGACCCTCCGGCTCAGGCACATGGGTGACTATGCCGGCACGGATCTGGCCGTAGCCCAAGGCCGGATTGCCGTTTCCGATATGGACCCGGCATGGCTGACCCCGGAATTCAGCCGCCTGGCCCGGACCCTGGCCCGGCTCCTGGAAGATAATTACACCAGCGTTACCCGTCTTTCAATCCAATCCGCGGACTTTATGCCGGCCGGACCGTTCCAACCGGAACTGGTTCTGGGGCCTGAATTTGGGAAGTATATGACCACGGCCCTTTCCGTTTCACCTGTGTTTGGGGTCTCCGGCCGATCCGATACCCGGTTCCGGTTAAAGGGAGAATACAGCTGTATGGGGAAGAAAGCCCTATTTCATGCGGTCATCACAGACCAGGAAACCGGAAGACAAATCACCGGGGCCAGCGTTGGGGTCCGAACGGCAGACGTACCCGGTGAACTTTTAGCCCGCCGGTGCCAGACCATTGAAACCATAGCAACCAAAATCGGAGAGGCCCTGATCCGCGATTATAAGGTAAGCCCACACACCAATGCCGGAACCGGTATGGTCTATGTGGGAAAGCAGAGTTTCCACGATGCCGGCAGAAAGGCTGTGATCCCGTTAAGCGCCATCCTGTCAGACGCATTTACACATTTTTTTTCAAGGCATCCCATGTTCACGGTAACGGACAATCCGGCCATGCCCCCGGCTCTGCTCCTGTCCGGCACGGTACTTCAGACCGGTTCCGGGCTTAAAATCGGTGCAGGACTTGCCGGAATCAGGGCGACCGGTTCGGGCAGGATGTGGGAAACCATTGCCTTTGACCGGGAAACACTGGACCTGGCCCATTGCCGGGACGA
This window contains:
- the aroC gene encoding chorismate synthase, whose translation is MSSSFGKLFRVSTFGESHCSGVGVVVDGCLPGMALTEPDIQCQLDRRRPGQSAVSTDRQESDQVTIQSGTEQGLTLGTPISLFVPNKDHRPGDYKSMADIPRPSHADFTYQSKYGIRASSGGGRSSARETIGRVCAGAIAEKMLKEALGINIVAWVSQVGEIKAPETDGLNLTRDMVDASMIRCPDADTAKAMEAVVLKAKEDKDSIGGVVSCVCTNVPAGLGEPIFDKLEALLAHAMLSIPATKGFEIGSGFAGAQMRGSAHNDPFVEKNGRLGTTTNFSGGIQGGISNGEPIIFKVAFKPPATIGLAQETVDFTGQQATLEAKGRHDPCVVARAVPIVESMAALVLADVMLQQQARTAGMALMNGK
- a CDS encoding caspase family protein, coding for MISFNIKKRMIPAWALILIISAGGFGCVPANQLSLESLKKFHENFSKKNRETDSSTDRTITIAPANKGASEDQSRIALVVGNSNYKYAPRLANPRNDARDMCQALTRMGFQVAYLAEAPDDKTMARAVRKFGERLSRQKNTVGLFFYAGHAVQVDGANYLIPVNAKIQGELDMEYDTFNVANLMDTLNKADNDFNMVILDACRDNPFKGFTRSTSRGLAKMDSPQGTLIAFSTAPGEKAEDGRGRNGTYTKHLLKHIEEPGIDIEEMFKRVGRGVKTETHGRQIPFRNSSFYGDFCFGGCSDPLEEVRLEKERLEEQQRELELLKEELKQQRTTGGPSPATAADVTRKRAELKELNRKLEQQRQRLLQEEQPPKNRPAVKETSMPPIAF
- the proC gene encoding pyrroline-5-carboxylate reductase; the protein is MLQDKKIGFIGSGNMGEALVSGLVLSKAAKPENIICSDIYPETRKAIQEKYGVLTTASNIEVCEKSEIIIYATKPQILGSVLKETAPALDKSKLVISIAAGVPLAAIAAGLQKELRLIRSMPNICAFVKESATAVCAGEFVQEGDVEMARAVFDSVGKTVFIQENVLMDAFTGLSGSGPAYIFTIVDAMADAGVKMGLSRKDSLFLSTQTVLGAAQLLLESGEHPGQLKDRVASPGGTAIAGIHTLEQGGLRTTLINAVESATKRSKELGDMMVKDFIKNAEN
- a CDS encoding DVU0772 family protein translates to MRLKDIKKDFNLINSVDWEMTPEEAIALHLEWGPLRSQSYYNSRDNNNETVYFVINTWKKTPILTLVRRKGFDSEELGNFDLPEDVVSDFMQGIGKYKGVYAVEGKVKDWLKKELDA
- a CDS encoding sigma 54-interacting transcriptional regulator, whose translation is MKDVTDFLPEELAFFKSVHYAGAANPFGRERVLREAELAGVSPDSPREIRLPKACQAVRHHLAQLEKRGKINLSACRGETRYFLRSALLFHFFHQFRKQIDTLITRQLENAEESLEAHFAPKALKLLRDWGFGIEESRRFIGLAYQFRRAYYFIFRHLVGRSRCMQQLRRDLWQNVFTHDILMYDQYLWNRMENFSTLLFGETGTGKGTAALAMGRSGYIPFDETENRFTHNFVNTFTTLNISEFPETIIESELFGHVRGAFTGAVKDHKGVFSRCSPNGSILLDEIGELSTHVQIKLLNVLQERVYSPVGSDEKNRFHGRIIAATNRSIREIREKKIFRDDFYYRLCSDIITVPPLHQRIAQDPEELSDLLAHTVTRIIGQPSPEIVSRVLGYIESSLTLSYPWPGNVRELEQCVRRVVLRNAYEMNDAQRSAAKTDSLTRQIQDGRLSAQDLLAHYCGSLYEKHGTYEAVSRIAGLDRRTVKKYIDSQNQK
- a CDS encoding DUF4384 domain-containing protein, with amino-acid sequence MKRTIPALLILYMLSACAVPGTHVVGRGSSLAQLTSSLTRQIHKAHNIAGQAVQINANNFWESQTRMNMPLSTVLCDALSADLSKLGARITLQEIGTHPLIILGSYHRANQEMAVTLRLRHMGDYAGTDLAVAQGRIAVSDMDPAWLTPEFSRLARTLARLLEDNYTSVTRLSIQSADFMPAGPFQPELVLGPEFGKYMTTALSVSPVFGVSGRSDTRFRLKGEYSCMGKKALFHAVITDQETGRQITGASVGVRTADVPGELLARRCQTIETIATKIGEALIRDYKVSPHTNAGTGMVYVGKQSFHDAGRKAVIPLSAILSDAFTHFFSRHPMFTVTDNPAMPPALLLSGTVLQTGSGLKIGAGLAGIRATGSGRMWETIAFDRETLDLAHCRDDWFKVDLRGKTDYLVQSLEFKSLAHIPLLPGERRPDIVINRFKYQNTMHYSKFSDYLNDYMLDSFSGSWTFTPVKHIEERIAAARTRGLRSIGLEKKSGAAAASLAGAEYYIEGSFWPKTDGSIDIKASLNSTSGQVLASDHVEIRQAQIDPAWLKIDVPAELSSLLTAPTGTESSLAVELFTNKGRNNLSYAKGEEIIFLVKANKNVFVKLYTVDPDRKIYRIYPNAFTRNRGMIPAGEVSYIPDTNYSEDFSFLIQGKTGSEMVFAVASDAPLPDLPESSDTGFYGTRKIHKDINGIKLWFSEYALPRGISLSWDALPVKTY
- a CDS encoding rubredoxin, whose amino-acid sequence is MSDPKDMYQCQVTNCGFIYDPDRGDRKGKIKKGTKFEDLPEDWRCPICGASPKSFKCLG